Part of the Streptomyces sp. WMMC500 genome is shown below.
CCCCGTGCTGCTGGTCGGCGACTCCATGGGCAACGTCCACCTCGGCTACGACACGACCGTGCCGGTGACGCTGGACGAGATGACCATGCTCTCCGCCGCCGTCGTCCGCGGCACCCGGCGTGCCCTGGTCGTCGGCGACCTGCCCTTCGGCTCGTACCAGGAGGGCCCGGTCCAGGCGCTCCGCTCGGCGACGCGGCTCGTCAAGGACGCCGGCGTGGGCGCGGTGAAGCTGGAGGGCGGCGAGCGGTCGCTGCGGCAGACCGAGCTGCTGGTGGAGTCCGGCATCCCCGTGATGTCCCACCTCGGGCTCACCCCGCAGTCCGTCAACGCCATGGGTTACCGCGTGCAGGGCCGCTCGGACGAGGACGCCCACCGGCTGGTGCGCGACGCGAAGGCGGCGCAGGAGGCGGGCGCGTTCGCGCTGGTGCTGGAGCTGGTGCCGGCGGAGCTGGCCGCGGAGGTGACGCGCTCGCTGGAGATCCCGACGATCGGCATCGGCGCGGGCCCCGACACCGACGCGCAGGTGCTCGTCTGGACCGACATGGCGGGGCTGACCGGCGGCAGGATGCCGCGCTTCGTCAAGCAGTACGCGGACCTGCGGCAGACCCTCGGCGACGCGGCCAGGGCCTTCGCCGAGGACGTCGGCGCCGCCGCGTTCCCGGCCGCGGAGCACACCTTCCACTGAGTCCGCGGGGACGGCGGCGGGCACTCCGGGGCGCCGGAACGATGCGCCGATGCGGTGATCTTATTAACTGCATGCGGGTGCCCGCCGTCGTGCCGACGCGGCGCGTGCGGGGGCCGGGCGGAGGCTGGCGGAAAGACACCGACGGAAGGCGCCGGCGGAAGGACACCGAAGGAAGGACGCCGACGGAAGGTGCCGGCGGTACGACACCGGCGTACGGACGCCGGCGGAGGACCCCCGCGCCGGCCGGTTGCGCCGGTTCCGCGGGTACGGCCGGCCCGCCGGTCCCGTCGGCCAGTCGCCCCCTCGGCCCCGTGGAGAGGAACCCCGCCCATGCCCCCCGGACACCCCGGCCGCCGTCTGCTGCTCACCTGCCTCGCCGCGCCGCTGCTCTGGGCGGCCGTCACCGCCCCCGCCGAGGCCGTGGCGCCGCCCGCCGGGACGCGGGCCGCCGCCCACGTCCCCGTACAGGAAGACGAGCCGCACACCACCGGCGACGGCAAGAACCCCGGCCGCGCGCCCGCGATGGGCTCCCCGGGCGCCCCCGCCGTACGCGGCGACGACGCCTGGCCCGCGGTCACCGCCGGCGGCGTCTTCGCCGCCTCGCTCGGCGCGGCCGTGTACTTCCTCGGCTGGGGCCGCCGCCGCACGGGCCGGCCGGGCGCCGCCTAGCCCGCCGGGTCCGGGTCCCGGTCGCGGTCCCGGTCGCGAGCCAGCCGTGCGCGGCGTACGTAGAAATACGTCATGTTCGACGACAGCCCGGCCAGCAGCACCCAGACCACCCCGATCCAGTAGCCCTTCGCGAAGGACACCACCGCCGCGGCCACCGACAGCACGCACACGACGGTGGCGAAGACGGCGAGCCGGTTCGGCTCGGCGAGGAGGGACGAGGTCTGGCGGGGCTCGGACGGCATGGGGGCGGGCTCCTCGGGGATAAGGCGTGCGGGTCCATTGTGCCTCCACGCCGTACCCGGGCGGCACCGCCCCCGGCCGTTCCCGGCCGCCTGCCGGCCGTCCCACGGTTGTCCGTCAGACGTCTGTCAGACGTCCCTCACACGTCTGTCAGCCGCACCCCGGCGTGCGCCCGGTAGCGGCGGTTGACCGAGATCAGGTTCGCCACCAGCGACTCGACCTGGTGCGCGTTGCGCAGCCGGCCCGCGTACACGCCGCGCATCCCCGGGATCAGCCCGGCCAGCGCCTGCACGACGTCCGTGTCCTCCCGGGACTCGCCCAGCACCATCACGTCCGTCTCGATCCGCTCCACCTCCGGGTCCTGGAGCAGCACCGCCGACAGGTGGTGGAACGCCGCCGTGACCCGCGACTCCGGCAGCAGCGCCGCCGCCTGCTCGGCCGCGCTGCCCTCGGGCGGCCGGATCGCGTACGCGCCCTTCTTGTCGAACCCCAGCGGGTTCACGCAGTCCACGACGAGCTTGCCCGCCAGCTCCGCGCGCAGCGCCGAGACCGTCGCCTCGTGCCCGTCCCACGGCACCGCGACGACCACCACGTCGCTGCGCCGCGCGCACTCCGCGTTGTCCGCGCCCTCGACGCCGTTGCCCAGCTCCGCCGCCGCCGCCTCGGCCCGCTCCGGCTTCCGGGAGCCGATGACGACCCGCTGCCCGGCCCGCGCCAGCCGGTAGGCCAGCCCCCGGCCCTGGTCGCCGGTGCCGCCCAGCACGCCGACGACCAGGCCCGAGACATCGGGCAGCGCCCACGGGTCCTTGCGGGCGGGCGGGGTGTTCTGCTCACTCGAAGTCATGCGCCGATCGTACGGTGATCACCCGCGCACCGGCAGCGGCTCACCCCGCCGGGTCGGCCGTGCACGGCGCGCCGCCGCAGACGTCCACGATCCTGCCGGTGTTCAGGAACGCGGCCATCTGCCGCTGGGCCGCGGCAGAACTGCGCGGGTCGCCGTGCGGGTCCCGGCCCTCGGCGGGCGGGGTGTTCGTCAGCGGCTGGTACGGGCTGCCGCTGTCCCAGACCAGCATCCCGGAGCCGGCGTGCGGGTAGCGCAGCTTCCGTATCCCCCAGTACGGCTCCTCGTCCGGGTTGCGCCCCTCGGCCACCGCGGGGGTGTGGATCCGGGCGCCGACCGTACGGGCCTGCACCTCCGCGGCCGTGGGGGAGACCTGGTGGTCGCCGTACGCGACGTGCATCAGTACCTGATGGCGCGGTGTGCGCGGCAGCGGCTCGGACGTCATGTGCTGCGCGTAGCCGTTCGCCTCGCCGCGGTCCCAGAGCATCTGCATGAGCGCGAAGCCGAGTTGCTGCCCCAGCTTGTCGGGGTACGAGCGGTCCAGGACCTGCTGGAACGGCGCGAAGGCGACGCTGCGGTTGAGCAGCGTGCTGTAGTTCATCGCCGGTACGCCGAGCACGGAGCGCGTGCTGTCCTGCGCCACGGCGGTGTACATGCCGCCCATGATGCCGCCCTGGCTGTGGCCGACGTAGCCGAGCCGGTCGCGGACGTCGATCGCGGGCGCGCCGTCGGCGCCGCGGAAGGCGTCGTCCGCGGCGAGCCCGTCCGCGTGCCGCATGAGGCGGCCGAGCCAGAGGGTGTTGAGCACGCCCTGCTGGAGCCGGTCGGCGACCGCGGGGAAGCCGCTGAGGTCCTGGAGCGTGCCCACGATGAACGGGATGTCCTCGTCCGACATGCCCTGCCACTTCGTGGCGCACAGGACGAAGTTGCCCCGGGCCGCCAGCTCGCGCTGCGTACGGGAGCCGACCTGCGTCTCGTTGCCGAGGAGCCCGTGGCCGTAGAGGACGGGCCGCGCCGCGTCGCCGGGCCCGTGCGGGCCGCCGAGGGCGGCGCGCGGTATCTCGCACTGGAACGGCACCACTTGGTT
Proteins encoded:
- the panB gene encoding 3-methyl-2-oxobutanoate hydroxymethyltransferase, encoding MTHVSHAPKTPGGADSAPALYGGAADSAGRGRRVTVRDLAAAKRRGEKWPMLTAYDSTTAGIFDEAGIPVLLVGDSMGNVHLGYDTTVPVTLDEMTMLSAAVVRGTRRALVVGDLPFGSYQEGPVQALRSATRLVKDAGVGAVKLEGGERSLRQTELLVESGIPVMSHLGLTPQSVNAMGYRVQGRSDEDAHRLVRDAKAAQEAGAFALVLELVPAELAAEVTRSLEIPTIGIGAGPDTDAQVLVWTDMAGLTGGRMPRFVKQYADLRQTLGDAARAFAEDVGAAAFPAAEHTFH
- the npdG gene encoding NADPH-dependent F420 reductase; this encodes MTSSEQNTPPARKDPWALPDVSGLVVGVLGGTGDQGRGLAYRLARAGQRVVIGSRKPERAEAAAAELGNGVEGADNAECARRSDVVVVAVPWDGHEATVSALRAELAGKLVVDCVNPLGFDKKGAYAIRPPEGSAAEQAAALLPESRVTAAFHHLSAVLLQDPEVERIETDVMVLGESREDTDVVQALAGLIPGMRGVYAGRLRNAHQVESLVANLISVNRRYRAHAGVRLTDV